One window from the genome of Nicotiana tomentosiformis chromosome 5, ASM39032v3, whole genome shotgun sequence encodes:
- the LOC138892392 gene encoding uncharacterized protein: MKKTPEEIFTILYELSEDANQWPCESAERRRVNGVHPVDANTSVQVQLDAMAKEIKKLTLASIQSETHATCDICGRGHPTHECQALTEEVNAVGNYNFNAMELRNLEKKVGQIATILSERIPGTLPSDTERNPKENVNALKNEVDKKKTGKKGADKKKEDTSRRKLESEIGEIRSVPISLQLANQTTLIPEGIVVDVLVRVDKFVFPVDFIVINMEENKEVSLILGRPFLATDRAILDIHARKRMLRVGEETVNFEMNVETWVKKGEASCKC, from the exons ATGAAGAAGACACCAGAGGAGATATTCACTATTCTCTATgaattatctgaagatgcaaatcaatggCCCTGTGAAAGTGCTGAAAGAAGACGGGTGAATGGTGTTCACccggttgatgctaacacatctgtgcaggtacaacttgatgctatggcgaAGGAAATTAAAAAGCTGACCTTAGCCTCAATACAGAGTGAGACTCATGCAACATGTGATAtttgtggaagaggacaccctactcatgagtgtcaagccttaaCCGAGGAAGTTAATGCTGTTGGAAATTACAACTTTAATGCAATGG AGTTGCGAAATTTGGAGAAgaaagtgggacaaattgcaaccATATTGTCTGAGAGGATCCCAGGTACTTTGCCATCTGACACTGAAAGAAACCCCAAAGAAAATGTAAATGCT ctgaaaaatgaagttgataaaAAGAAGACAGGAAAGAAGGGAGCTGACAAGAAGAAGGAGGACACTTCGAGAAG gaagtTAGAGAGTGAGATTGGGGAGATAAGGTCggtaccaatatctttgcagctggctaACCAAACAACTctgatacccgaggggatagtggtaGATGTTTTAGtgcgggtagataagtttgtatttcctgtggaCTTTATTGTAATAAATATGGAGGAGAATAAGGAGGTCTCCCTCATTTTAGGAAGACCATTTTTAGCAACGGATAGAGCAATATTAGACATACATGCTAGAAAACGcatgcttagagtgggggagGAGACTGTaaattttgagatgaatgtagaaacaTGGGTTaaaaaaggagaagccagctgcaagtgcTGA